Sequence from the Elusimicrobiaceae bacterium genome:
GCTTATGAGAAAAATTGCATTTTTAATTATCGCGCTGGGTTTTCCGGCCTGCGCGGCGGACCGGCAGGCAGTTCTGCCAGAACTGCTCGGCAGTTATGAAACCGGCGCGCTGGCGGACGCGCAATGGTCTTTCCGCGCCGTCTACACCGCCGACGGAACAGAACTGGCCTCGTTCAACTCCGGCAAGAACCTCTGCCCCGCTTCGGGAATGAAACTTTTCACCACCGCCGCCGCGCTGGAACTGCTCGGGCCGGACCACCGGTTCAAAACCGAACTGCTTTATTCCGGCTCGATTGACGATGAGGACGGCGTGCTCAAAGGCGACCTCTACATCCGCGGCGGCGGCGACCCCACGCTGGGATCGGACCGGGTAAAAGGCTCGCTTTCGCTAGCGCGCGTCGTGGACAAATGGGCGCGCGCGGCCAAAGCCGCCGGCATCAGGGAACTGCGCGGCTTCATCCGCCCAGACGACAGCTATTTCAAGGGCGATTCCGTGCCCGGCAAATGGTTCTGGGAAGACGTGGGCAATTATTACGGCGCGCAGGCCTCCGCCCTGAGCGTGAACGACAATATCCTGTACCTCCATTTCAAGCCCGGCAGGAAACCGGGACTGCCCGCCATTCTTGAAGACACGAACCCAGCCCTGCCCAATTTCACGCTGCAGAACAATGTGCTTACCGGGCCGGCCGGTTCCGGCGACAACGCGTTTGTTTATAACGGGCCGGATTCCTACAGCGGCTATGTGTCGGGCACGGTGCCGGCGGGCCCGCTCTTTTCCGTAAAAGCCGCATTGCCGGAACCGGGCGTTTATCTGGGGCATGAACTGCTGGCCGCGCTTTCAAAAGCCGGCATAAAAACTCCGTTCGGGGTGCGCAAAGCCGCAAAAGACACCGACAGCGCGCGCCTGACAAAACTCACCGAAACCCTTTCCCCGCCGCTTGAC
This genomic interval carries:
- the dacB gene encoding D-alanyl-D-alanine carboxypeptidase/D-alanyl-D-alanine-endopeptidase, whose protein sequence is MRKIAFLIIALGFPACAADRQAVLPELLGSYETGALADAQWSFRAVYTADGTELASFNSGKNLCPASGMKLFTTAAALELLGPDHRFKTELLYSGSIDDEDGVLKGDLYIRGGGDPTLGSDRVKGSLSLARVVDKWARAAKAAGIRELRGFIRPDDSYFKGDSVPGKWFWEDVGNYYGAQASALSVNDNILYLHFKPGRKPGLPAILEDTNPALPNFTLQNNVLTGPAGSGDNAFVYNGPDSYSGYVSGTVPAGPLFSVKAALPEPGVYLGHELLAALSKAGIKTPFGVRKAAKDTDSARLTKLTETLSPPLDDIIFVTNKTSFNLYAETMLRHLSASGKAEDGIKNILLFLSTEGVSAAGLKMYDGSGLSRADTVTARSVTDLLARMTAKSYFREFYASLPVAGDPADLGRMKDFGAGTPLAKNARVKTGYMEGVKSFSGYMKDRSGRQIAFSFIANNFSTDSRQLAAIAVQLLNACY